A part of Flavobacteriales bacterium genomic DNA contains:
- a CDS encoding YceI family protein gives MKKLIVLFSSLFILGAFTLPHTDTYIANRSMSKLVWSGKKLGAEHFGNISLKSGKLMINHGKIVSGNFVIDMNSITNEDLESDRFNTMLVNDLKSSNFFHVEKYPEAHFQIIRATPAEKNKYDVIGQLNLKGNMGVVNFPLELTYNNKTVTATGVCRFNRTKFGITYGSDSFFDNLGDEAISDEIELEFNIVLER, from the coding sequence ATGAAAAAATTAATAGTTCTATTTTCTTCACTATTTATTTTAGGTGCATTTACCCTTCCACATACGGACACATATATTGCTAATAGATCCATGAGCAAACTTGTTTGGAGTGGCAAAAAATTAGGAGCTGAACATTTTGGTAATATCTCTCTAAAGAGTGGTAAATTAATGATTAACCACGGTAAAATAGTTAGTGGTAACTTCGTAATTGATATGAATAGTATTACCAATGAAGATTTAGAATCAGACAGATTTAATACTATGCTTGTTAATGATTTGAAAAGCAGCAACTTTTTTCACGTTGAGAAATACCCTGAAGCCCACTTCCAAATTATTCGAGCAACACCCGCAGAAAAAAACAAATACGATGTTATAGGTCAATTAAATCTCAAAGGAAATATGGGTGTCGTCAATTTTCCTCTTGAACTCACTTACAACAACAAAACAGTAACCGCTACAGGAGTATGTCGTTTCAATCGTACTAAGTTCGGCATTACTTATGGCTCTGACTCTTTTTTCGATAACCTAGGCGATGAAGCTATTTCAGATGAAATCGAATTAGAATTTAATATCGTTTTAGAAAGATAA
- a CDS encoding nucleoside triphosphate pyrophosphohydrolase family protein — MNDKINKVKKFHEVFLIGNEDKPKAVVDETTYLLRHRLMQEENEEYLEACESGDMVEMADALGDMLYIWCGTVLKHGMQDVIGEIFDEIQRSNMSKLDENNQPIFREDGKVMKGPNYFKPNIKGILEKHVGSL; from the coding sequence ATGAATGATAAAATAAATAAGGTAAAAAAATTTCATGAAGTTTTTCTTATTGGTAATGAAGACAAGCCAAAAGCTGTTGTTGATGAGACTACTTACTTGCTAAGACATCGCTTGATGCAAGAAGAGAATGAAGAATATTTAGAGGCCTGTGAAAGTGGTGATATGGTAGAGATGGCAGATGCTTTAGGGGATATGCTATACATTTGGTGTGGTACAGTTTTGAAGCACGGAATGCAAGATGTTATAGGTGAAATTTTTGATGAAATTCAACGCAGCAATATGTCTAAATTGGACGAAAATAATCAGCCTATCTTCAGAGAAGATGGAAAGGTGATGAAAGGTCCTAATTATTTTAAACCTAATATTAAAGGGATTCTTGAAAAGCATGTTGGAAGTCTATAG
- a CDS encoding SRPBCC family protein produces the protein MKYLKVILYALLGIMSIYLVSNFFFSEKFKVSTSIEIDSSPFIVYDQINNFENWENWDPWLDTDTTIRMTLSDTPYGIDASRTWQSENSGSGKMEIIDLDFIKQIDFKITIDGNSPFLASFYLESVNNKVKVSWENSGELPFLARIFGPVISKMMKGDHVKGLDMLKRYCESIPSQSGEVSIQEWESQKIISKTDTCSSSNISQSLANIYSDVFKYVYENTLISTQSPFAQYLSFPQKPGDNDYVILKAGALVDNFNDTLNSNLKFEQTATFLSAQAIHKGDYRTLFDTHKKIQSYCHNNNYTVIGKPYEIYVSDPETTVNPADWETLIIYEIE, from the coding sequence ATGAAATATCTTAAAGTAATTCTCTATGCCCTTTTGGGAATAATGTCGATTTACCTCGTATCCAATTTTTTCTTTAGCGAAAAGTTTAAGGTTTCTACAAGTATTGAAATCGACAGCAGCCCATTCATCGTTTACGATCAAATAAATAACTTTGAGAATTGGGAAAATTGGGATCCATGGTTAGATACAGACACGACCATTCGCATGACTTTATCTGATACTCCTTACGGAATTGACGCTTCTAGAACGTGGCAAAGTGAAAACTCTGGTAGTGGAAAGATGGAAATCATTGACTTGGATTTCATCAAGCAAATCGATTTCAAAATCACAATAGACGGTAACAGTCCATTTCTTGCGTCCTTTTATTTAGAATCTGTAAATAATAAAGTAAAAGTTAGCTGGGAAAATAGTGGCGAATTACCCTTTTTAGCTAGAATCTTTGGTCCTGTAATAAGTAAAATGATGAAAGGAGATCATGTGAAAGGGCTAGATATGCTCAAAAGATATTGCGAATCAATCCCTTCACAAAGTGGTGAAGTGAGTATTCAAGAATGGGAATCTCAAAAAATCATTTCAAAAACCGATACTTGTTCAAGTTCTAATATCAGCCAATCTTTGGCTAACATATACAGTGATGTATTTAAATACGTCTATGAGAATACATTAATAAGCACTCAATCTCCCTTCGCTCAATACCTCTCTTTCCCTCAAAAACCAGGCGACAACGACTATGTTATCTTAAAAGCAGGAGCATTAGTAGACAATTTTAATGATACTCTAAATAGTAACCTCAAATTTGAACAAACAGCAACATTCTTAAGTGCCCAAGCGATACACAAGGGAGATTATCGGACTCTTTTTGATACGCATAAAAAGATTCAATCTTATTGCCATAATAATAATTACACCGTCATAGGAAAGCCCTATGAAATCTATGTAAGCGACCCTGAAACGACAGTAAATCCTGCTGACTGGGAAACCCTCATAATCTATGAAATAGAATGA